The genomic region ATGCCGAGATCGCTGAACTCGTAGGTGGATGTGACTTTTGTCAAGAACAAAGGTCGACTCAGAAACACGAGCCGTTAATTGTAACCCCTCACCCAAAGTATCCGTGGGAGAAAATCGCTATGGACTTGTGCACTGTGAAGTCAGAAAAGTATCTAGCACTCATGGACTACTATTCTAAGTACATTGAAATAGCGCATATGCGTTCTACAACTGCCAGCAGTGTTATCAAGAAAGCAAAGGCAATATTCGCTAGATGGGGCGTGCCCCGTGAAAACGTCTCGGACAATGGCCCGCCTTATGATTCGAAAGAATGGAAAACTTTTGCGTCGGAGTGGGGAATAACACTCACAACCTTTAGCCCCCACAATCCTCAGGCTAATGGTCAGGGAGAAAGTGGCGTAGCCATTGCAGAGAGaattttgagacaacctgatcCCATAAAAGCTCTCATGAGTTATCGCTCAACCCCAGTCAGGTCAACTGGATACAGCCCAAGTCGTCTAATGATGGGCAGATAGATTGCGACAACCATACCAACACTCAGACGTAATCTCCGACCACAATGGCCAGACGCGAAACGCGTATCTGAAAACGTGAAGACAATGCAGCTGCAGCACAAACAGCAGTACGATAGTCGTCATGGAGTCGCCTCCCTGCCCGTGCTGACAGCCGGAGAAAAGGTACGAGTGAAACTGGACGGTCAGAAGAAATGGAGTGAGCCAGCTACGGTGGTGCAACACCACGCAACACCAAGATCATATATCATCAGATTCAGCGAAGGCAAGGATTATAGGCGCAATCGACGTCACCTGCAACGAAATCCGTCGAACGTGCATACCGGTGAACCTCCAAGTGCCGGTTCTTTTACAGCCAACGTCGTTCGTCCACAATCGTCCAGGAATCGTACGAGGCCAATGTCGCCTGCCAGGAATTTTGCTGGAACGCCAGCTCCGTCATCATCAGAACCGCCTGCGTCACCTTCTCAACCGGTAACGCCACCTATGGTGGAATCGAGGACAAGATCTGGGAGAGAGATCGAACCCCCAGTTTGGTCGAAAGACTACGTAGAGGTTGAGATGCACAACTTATACCGATACTTAAACTTATCACTTATCGAGATACGTATACGCTCTTACTTATCTCAAATCACCTTTAGAAAACCGAACATATACGTATAACGTATACATTATCTTCTATAACCCCTTGTCTCTGATTCGGTGACAATCATACCGCTCAGCAAATCGCAATAGGTCTTGTATTTTAGAGGTTGTTCCATtaaccaaaatggctgctgtTAACGATATAATTCTTGGTATTGCGGCTGATGTTCTTAAGCCAGAAGATGCCATGTTACTCATTTTGCATGATGATGAAAGAGAGAAACCAAGGCGGTTCGGCGTGTTGCTGCAGGATCTTGATGGCGAGACATACCGCCGCATATTTCGCTTCGAGAGGCAGGATGTGGAGCGGTTGTGCTTGGCCCTCCAAATCCCAGAAATGGTGACGTGCCGAAATGGAACTTCAGTTCATGGTTTAGATGCGTTTATACATGTTCTGTTGAGACGGCTTGCCTACCCGAATCGGTTGATCGATATCTCAATCGACCACTGGAAGACACCAAGTGAGGTGTCATACATTGTTAATAGAATTCTTGATCTCATTTATGATCAGCACGCTCATCTACTGGATGATTTTCACAAGGACTGGTTGGCTCCGCCAAGGCTACGGGAGTTCGCCGACGCAATACGAGACaagggtgcccccccccccccccctagaaaACTGCTGGGGCTTTATTGACGGAACTGCGCGCGCCATCTGTCGGCCAATTCGAAATCAACGGCAAATGTACAATGGCCACAAAAGACAGCACCGCTACAAGTTTCAATCCGTCTCCGCCCCGAACGGGATGATTGCGAACATGTATGGTCCAGTAGAGGGCCGGCGTCATGATGCCGCAATGCTGAGAATGAGTGGGCTGCTTGACCAGCTCGAGGCTTTGGATCGTCAAGCTCCTGGGTATATGTTATATGGTGATCCAGCCTACCCGATTCGCCCCTATCTGTTGAAGCCGTTCGGAGGAGCTGCACTGAACGACCAGGAGGCCGAATTTAACAGGAGGATGTCCCGGCTCCGAGTCTCTGTGGAATGGACATTTAGGAAGATCATTTCAAATTTCGCACTTCTGGACTTCAAAAGTCAAAAGTTGTACCTCCAGCCAGTCGCTAAATATTATATAGTTGCTGCGATCCTCACTAACTGCCACACCTTATATGGAATTCAAACGGGGAGTTTTTTTGGACTTCAGCCCCAACTCTTCAGCAGTTTCTGCAACTTAATTGAATGGACGTTCCAGCTGTAGAAACaacgtaaccatggtaacgaatcAGTTAACTTTGACTtgactttatttttcagttaattTGATCAAAACAGTTGACAAATAAAACTTCACTGTAAAAACTAACCGCCTAAGTTAAACTGTGGCCGGGTGAAAGTTAACAAAACGTAAACATACAAATTTGTGAGGTAAAACATTGTAGTCTACTCATTTCAAGtatttaatgtacatgtatataaggaAGTATATGTCAGAAATAAAAAGAGGCCTAAAACAACATGTTGTCGTATATCATCTATGCAATGTGAACCACCATCGTTCTTGTTCAAGTTAGTGTTCATTGATTCGATGATTAGAAAATCATGGCCCGGATCATTTCTTCATAAACCTCTTCATCATGTTGAACAAAAACTTCTTCTCTTCTCTTTCACTCTCAAGCCTCAGCCTCCTTTCATccttctccaagtcaaatcGAGCAGTATCCAGTTCtagttgttttttcttcaactcaATCTCCTCCCGCTGCAGCCCTTGGTCTTGCTTAGATTTGTCGGCCAAAAAGTCCAGCGCCTTGCTGTTCGTGGTCCTACTCCGGATCCGCTTAGCCACACTTTCACCATTTTCATGACCTGAAATTGTAATTaacctgaaattattttttaaggGACACGTAGTAGCCAGTAAGGACTAGTCAAATTGAAACTTAATTTGGCCAAAACAGACATCATGACCTTTCTTTATTACCATCAAGATGGTGATAGACAGAGCGATCCCACCTATGATCTTTAGAATGTATACACTAACCTTCTACTGGGGCTGACAGAGTTTCCATCGCTTTCTTCCGCAGATCCCTGGCCTTCGCTTCTTCATCCCTTTTCGCCTGTTTTTTCTGCTTTTGATTCCTATCAGCTTCGTCACGAAGGTCAAGTATTTCCGAGAGAAGTTGTTCTTTTTCCCCGAATTCATGTTCGACTCCAGACCTGAGAGGAacacaaattgaaaatattatttcataacCGAGTAGTAGGACCCGCAGCGCCAATCCTTCACGCGAAGAAAGGGAATCCGCAGAGGTTGATAACTTGACGGCATTACAGTTAGAGAGGTAGGTAGGCCTCGACTATGATATGAAATTTGGTGGATTGTCGTCTTTggtgtttgttttttttgttaaaCTGAGAGAAAAATTTCCAAGTGAGGAGGAGAAAGAAGTtcccatgaaaaaaaattaataaacCAAAACATCGACATCGATaacagaatgtaatgaagcATCATCTTGTTATAGCCTATTCATGAGGCGGCACTATTACTCACGCTTTCATGTCCTCTTTCTCGGCCTTTtcaattttggccaaaaacaggaGAGTTCTCTCTCGCACTCACCGTACACCCACGTCCAATACTGGTCTTGCATCTGTAGCGGATGCTTTTAATTTTTCCTCCACCGAGACCCATGATCCCTCGACGAAAGGGTTCTGGGTGACAACTTCTCTAAGTAACATGATGTCGTCATCTTCTGAAAAGTGTacccttttctttcttttctgcgCCATTCTGAAATTCAAAACCATCCAAATAATGTGAGCCCGCCTGCATGGAACCGGAGAAGAAAACGTATAGATCAGCAATTGG from Lineus longissimus chromosome 19, tnLinLong1.2, whole genome shotgun sequence harbors:
- the LOC135503434 gene encoding uncharacterized protein K02A2.6-like gives rise to the protein MPFNLRAKHVPGTTLVVADALSRQPLSGEQSNTESEVKMFVNAVVEARPVSDVKIEKILQETKEDEALQAVISLTAEGWPKRRNQVPVTACEFFDVRHRLSVAGGLLLFGDRIVIPQSMRGDILNRIHEGHMGVNKCRDRAKMSVFWPRLNAEIAELVGGCDFCQEQRSTQKHEPLIVTPHPKYPWEKIAMDLCTVKSEKYLALMDYYSKYIEIAHMRSTTASSVIKKAKAIFARWGVPRENVSDNGPPYDSKEWKTFASEWGITLTTFSPHNPQANGQGESGVAIAERILRQPDPIKALMSYRSTPVRSTGYSPSRLMMGR